The sequence below is a genomic window from Salvelinus fontinalis isolate EN_2023a chromosome 19, ASM2944872v1, whole genome shotgun sequence.
TTACAGCTGGGTAAGAttcttctttctctcttgctcgtAAGAGCATTGAGTTCTCACTGTAGCTCCCTCCAGTAACCATGAGCACAACCGTTCCTTGATTTTAACTGGCGGCTTTATTCTGTAGATTTAGTCAGAATTATCACTTTCCGTGAGAactataaattaaatgaaaaataCAGTTAAGCATAATCTTACAACCTTATCTTACGAGTGACTTATTAGCTTGGTATAACTCTGAAGTGCTTACATACATAAACAGTTTAGCCGGCGCTATAACAGTATTAGattaaacacatgaataaagGAAAAATACCTCATTGGCTGCTTATTACAGAAGGGAGGAAATCAAACTTCACACTTATTATTCCTGGCATGAATTCACGCTTCATCCTTAATTATTATAACGTTACCATCCTAACATACACGCTTCAAACTTTATGAACTACACCCATGACATGAAAACTTAGCTAACACAGCGCGGGATTGCCTTCCCTCCAAAAGTGTGTTGCTACAATAAGAATCCCCGTTACAGCAGTTATTAGCTACGTAGTTCCGCTTGTCTTATCATTTCCCCGCACAGCTGACACGTAAACAATTCAAACACAAAACAACGACATTAAGTCTAACTGTCAGttacaatctattttacaagagTGCCCGGTTGCGCTCAAGATGGCGACATGAGAGGGTGTAACATTTCTAGCTGAGGAACAATTTTAGGGGTTTCTCACAAAGTTTATAGTTTTAGACTGCAGTTgcaatttgtttgttttttcaccaAAAAATGATATCTAACCATACAATGAGTAATTTTGTAATTAATCAAACCAttgacatatatttttttacgATTTCCAACGAACAAGCTAGCTATCGAAAAGTTTCAGCGTGTGTAGTTAAGTTAGCCTTCTAACGTCTTCATAGCTAGTAGCATGTAATCAGGACATGACCAAACTGTTGCTGAGATGATGGATGTTGAAATTTCCAAGGAGAAAAGAGACATTGTTGAAACTCACTCATATGCTTGCAGTGTAGAAAAGGGGGGTGAATGCGATTCATACCCGaataccccaaccaaggagcaactTCCAAAGAAGCTGAGAAGTGAACCATCAATGAGCCAGCTACAGGACAACATCGTCCGTATCCTCACGGCTAAAATCAAAGAGAGCGCAGATGACTTCATGGATTTGGTGTAAAAGAACACTATCAGTATCGTTAACCTGAAGAAATCAATTGATTTCAGTGCTGAGGAAGTAAAAACTCTGAAGCAGCAGAACGCAACATTGAACATTCAGGTTGCAAAGCAGGAGAAGAAACTCACTGAAATGGAGTCAAAGGTAAACGAGAATGACCGGTATAGTCGGAGATGGAATCTTCGAATTAATGGAATAGCAGAAAAATCTGACGATTCCAGtgtttttaattgctatattgtatttacttcaccaccatggcctatgtattgccctacctcccttatctcacctaatttgctcacattgtatatagacttgtttttctactgttttattgactgtatgtttgtttacctctccctctacgatacgcacttccgggttggagcgagtagttgcattctgctttgctccacaggtagtattacatttcagtacaacagtttgatttgtttgatcttagctggctacatagccgtctttgtatccaagataattgtgtagtctagagtaattgtcgaggttacctagccagttagaggttacctagccagctacactttcaaacaaagtcaacaacgcagccactgctagctagcctatttcactagccagcagtactatatcattttagtcaataagattttttgcaacgtaagcttaactttctgaacattcgagacgtgtagtccacttgtcattccaatctcctttgcattagcgtagcctcttctgtagcctgtcaactatgtgtctgtctatccctgttctctcctctctgcacagaccatacaaacgcttcacaccgcgtggccgctgctactctaacctggtggtcccagcgcgcacgacccacgtggagttccaggtctcaggcagcctctggaactgccgatctgtggccaacaaggcagagttcatctcagcctatgcttccctccagtccctcgacttcttggcactgacggaaacatggattaccactgttaacactgctactcctactgctctctcctcgtctgcccacgtgttctcacacaccccgagagcttctggtcagcggggtggtggcactgggatcctcatctctcccaagtggacattctctctttctcccctgacccatctgtctatcgcctcctttgaattccatgctgtcacagttaccagccctttcaagcttaacatccttatcatttatcgccctcctggttcccttggagagttcatcaatgagcttgatgccctgataagttcctttcctgaggatggctcacctctcacagttctgggtgactttaacctccccacgtctacctttgactcattcctctctgcctccttctttccactcctctcctcttttgacctcaccctctcaccttccccccctactcacaaggcaggcaatacgcttgacctcatctttactagatgctgttcttccactaatctcattgcaactcccctccaagtctccgaccactaccttgtatccttttccctctcgctctcatccaacacttcccacactgcccctactcggatggtatcgtgccgtcccaaccttcgctctctctcccccgctactctctcctcttccatcctatcatctcttccctctgctcaaaccttctccaacctatctcctgattctgcctcctcaaccctcctctcctccctttctgcatcctttgactctctatgtcccctatcctccaggccggctcggtcctcccctcctgctccgtggctcgacgactcattgcgagctcacagaacagggctccgggcagccgagcggaaatggaggaaaactcgcctccctgcggacctggcatcatttcactccctcctctctacattctcctcttctgtctctgctgctaaagccaatttctaccactctaaattccaagcatctgcctctaaccctaggaagctctttgccaccttctcctccctcctgaatcctcctccccctcctcccccctcctccctctctgctgatgacttcgtcaaccattttgaaaagaaggtcgacgacatccgatcctcgtttgctaagtcaaacgacaccgctggttctgctcacactgccctaccctgtgctttgacctctttctcccctctctttccagatgaaatctcgcgtcttgtgacggccggccgcccaacaacctgcccgcttgaccctatcccctcctctcttctccagaccatttccggagaccttctcccttacctcacctcgctcatcaactcatccttgaccgctggctacgtcccttccgtcttcaagagagcgagagttgcacctcttctgaaaaaacctacactcgatccctccgatgtcaacaactacagaccagtatcccttctttcttttctctccaaaactcttgaacgtgccgtccttggccagctctcctgctatctctctcagaatgaccttcttgatccaaatcagtcaggtttcaagactagtcattcaactgagactgctcttctctgtgtcacggaggcgctccgcactgctaaagctaactctctctcctctgctctcatccttctagacctatcggctgcctttgatactgtgaaccatcagatcctcctctccaccctctccgagctgggcatctccggcgcggcccacgcttggattgcgtcctacctgacaggtcgctcctaccaggtggcgtggcgagaatctgtctccgcaccacgtgctctcaccactggtgtcccccagggctctgttctaggccctctcctattctcgctatacaccaagtcacttggctctgtcatatcctcacatggtctctcctatcattgctatgcagacgacacacaattaatcttctcctttcccccctctgataaccaggtggtgaatcgcatctctgcatgtctggcagacatatcagtgtggatgacggatcaccacctcaagctgaacctcggcaagacggagctgctcttcctcccggggaaggactgcccgttccatgatctcgccatcacggttgacaactctattgtgtcctcctcccagagtgctaagaaccttggcgtgatcctggacaacaccctgtcgttctcaactaacatcaaggcggtgacccgttcctgtaggttcatgctctacaacattcgcagagtacgaccctgcctcacgcaggaagcggcgcaggtcctaatccaggcacttgtcatctcccgtctggattactgcaactcgctgttggctgggctccctgcctgtgccattaaacccctacaactcatccagaacgccgcagcccgtctggtgttcaactttcccaagttctctcacgtcaccccgctcctccgctctctccactggcttccagttgaagctcgcatccgctacaagaccatggtgcttgcctacggagctgtgaggggaacggcacctccgtaccttcaggctctgatcaggccctacacccaaacaagggcactgcgttcatccacctctggcctgctcgcctccctacctctgaggaagtacagttcccgctcagcccagtcaaaactgttcgctgctctggcaccccaatggtggaacaaactccctcacgacgccaggtcagcggagtcaatcaccaccttccggagacacctgaaaccccacctctttaaggaatacctaggatagaataaagtaatccttctaaccccccccccccttaaaagagttagatgcactattgtaaagtggttgttccactggatatcataaggtgaatgcaccaatttgtaagtcgctctggataagagcgtctgctaaatgacttaaatgtaaatgtaaatgtaatgtacttcatgtgtaactctttgttgttgtgtgtgtcgaactgctttgctttatcttggccaggtcgcagttgtaaatgagaacttgttctcaacttgcctacctggttaaataaaggtgaaataaaaaaataaacaatatcAACTGAGCTACATAGTACGTCGACGCACTAGAATGATGACAAGCAATTTTAATGGATTCTAAAGGGAATCATAGAATTCCAAACTCATTTCTATGGCAACACAGTTTTCAATTTTGTAAACAATCATTTTCGAACGTGTGTTGCCAAGAGACATCTAACCGACGTTCTATGGAACGTTTTCTGTGCGAAAACAACAACTTCAGTTTGCTGCTGACAACAAACTTGATTGATTTTTGAGACCTGAGAGAACAATCGACTGGAAAATGCCTGGATGCTTTTCAAAACTGGCGGAGAGAGGGCGTGGACGTCGTTGGCCTACTGCGTCGACAGGTTGTTCAAATTCATTTGGGGCTTGTTTTACTTGTCTTTTTCTGTTTTGCAGGGTTCGTGATCATCGACAGGTGGACAGCGACAGCGACTTCGAAGAGGGTATGTGGAGTTTAAAACTCTTATTTTACTACATTTAACAATGTCATTATAATTTGcgaaatgttgtgtatttctatAATTCAGACTTGGCAAAAATGCTTGTGCTAGAgatgttgtagctagctagcttgctagctaacattaactttAATAACTGTTGATAAGCGATCGCCTtttgctacctagctagctagtattaGCAATCTTGCTACGTTTATGTCCTAACAATTGTTTATTTTATACTCCAATGTTCCTCATTTTAGAAACAACTGTCCTGGATGAGGTCCAGTTGGGTGTGCCATTGGATGATGTGCCAGATGTTCCACAGCTCCTCCTTGATGTCCAGAATGCTGCTATCATCCTTGAGGATGTGCCAGATGTGCAGACTATCCTTGAGGTACAATTTTCTGAAAGTTTGAGGTTTTATGTTTGAAAAATGTCCCAGATATTCAAGTTTTGTCTCTTTGACATGAAACAAATATCTTGTCTGCTTTCTGCTTTAGGAGGCCACTGGCAATTGGCAGTTGATTCCGATTAGGTTCAGCCTCCTGTACTGTGGGCCTGTTGTGATCAGGGTAAGagacccccctcacacacacacacagtcacatcacGGTTACAATGATTACTGTTTCcaacatgaatgtattgtaatgtgcaGAACAATGCCAGTCCGGTGGTTAAAGCTTGGAGAACTTTCCAGTTCATCAGCCCCATCATCACCTACATGCGTGGGGGATCCCAGGTATGTCTTTGTAACTACCTAATCTACATTGTCAGTCATTTGACCTTGATGGAAATGTGTCACAGCAATTGCTGAAGTggttttgttgatgttgtcttGTTGTTTATCTCAACAGCAGATGGTGGTGAAGATGCACCACGTGAGTAGGGTGAGAGGCCTGGAGACTCAACTAGTGTGGGCCATCTCCAAGGAGACAGCCAGGCTTAGTCCAGAGGGCATCCCCTACTGTGCCACCAAAGTGCAGTCCATCACTTGGATCCAGGTAAGACGTAAATACTACTGAAATAGTATTAGATTAGGCTTATCTTCACTTATTCTATTTGGCCTTaacatgttttctctctctgtcagcgtGTGGCTGGCAGGGTGACCCACTATGCGTCTCACCTCCGCCACGAGACGTCTGTGGACGTGACGCTTGGCTGCTACCAGGTAAATAAACGATTTCCTATGTATATAGACTAGACATTACTGGGCATTTTTGCATTAGATTTGGTGTGTTTTCTAATAACGTGTGTGTGGTAaacaggtgtgttgtgtgtgttttgagcagcagactgatgtcTCAGTGGTGTACGCCACTCTCCACATGGGGCTGGACGGGCTTCTCTCCTCTTCAGCGTGGTCGGAGGCTGCCTCCTTCTCTACGCCCACCACTCAGCAGTTCACTGACCCAGAGCCTGTGGGCCACAACTGCTATGAGGTCAGAcgttacacacacatactattGACTAGGAGCATTAAGATCCTTCCATTGACCGATTATTTGTTATGTCATTGCATTGGTCACTGATTTTGAATGCTTGTTTTGTCGTTGTAGGGCTGGGAGGAGGACCTGctgcctgaggagagggaggttccTCTGCTAAAGTGAGTTCCTCTAAATGTCTGTGTAGTCTGGGCTTGTCAGATGCTGAAGGATAGTGGTCATAATGCTGTTATCCCCCATTGACTCTAATGGTTGACATGCTCCATACCCTCCCTTTCACAGCCTCTACCTTACCACCAAGAGAGTGGAGGACATCGCCCTGAGGCTCGTCTCCCTGCGCCAGGCCTTCACTGTGAGTGGACccacttttctttttctctctgtgactTCTTGTGTTGTCTCCTAGAGGaagatctctaggagacagaactcaccctaaccctaagacAGTCTCACCCtaactcttccctcttccctagaCCCTGCTTGGTTCCACCCTGAGCAGGAACCATCTGTTTGTGGCGGGAAAGGTCCTCCTGGGCGCACTGGTTCAGGCCAACCACATGGTAACTCACTAACTCATTCTCTTTCAAGGGAAAGAGAGCGTCCCTGAGGGGAAATGTGTTCGGTTCACTTAGATCCTCTTTTCTTTGTCATAGGACGAGGCCAAGTTCATCCTTACCTATAACGACTTTGTGGACTATTTGAGTGACCCCTCCAAGCGGAATGACATTGCGAGGGAGCTGGCTGAGGCAAAGTTGAGTTCATTAACTCTTTCAAGTCTCACAGAGTTCTTCCACATGCATGTCTTTTATACATCACAGTAGCTGATCTATATGAAATCATTCCTATTTTCTCCAAACGTGTTTTCTTGTCCTAGATCCATCATGTGAACATGATAGATGTCCTCTTTGAGCTGGTGCTGTTTGGGATGATGACAGCTCAGAAGTTCCTGATGGTGGTAAGTAGCATCTCACTGGTACATGTTTTGATCTTTTCATCTATTTGATTTTATGACCATTTCCTCTTCCTAGAGGTATAATGCTAATATTAGATTATTACATGAACAATGATGCTTTATTATCTGCATATGGAAATAAAAACAACGATTAGTTGTACTGTGGTTTGTGATACTGTACTATTTAAACACATGTAGGactacatacactgagtgcacaaaacattaggaacgtcttcctaatattgagttgcacaccctttttccctcagaacagcctcaattcgtcagggcatggactctacaagctgccctaagcgttccacaaggatgctggcccatgttgtgtcaagttggctggacgtcctttgggtggtggaccattcttgatacacatgggaaactgttgagcatgaaaaaacagcagtgttgcagttcttgacacacttaagAGAGATAAAATCTCACCTTCCAGCCTTGTTCACAGAATCTCACATATAATTCATGTCTCTTACAAGCCTGACGCCAACTGTTGACATGGCTGTGATCTGAAAGGACCAAAAAATATGTTATGAACCAGGAAAGACTGATGTACACTTTGGATGCATTGGATTTCAAATGAAATGTAAACGCAACTTAAGTAATTTTGTAATTGGGATGAACTATCTTTTAAACTGTGTATAAAACAAGTTCAActacaagacaaaaaaacagtGTTGTCCCCTGACCTTGTATGTATACTGGGCAAGGGCAGGTCGTATTTGGGCTTCTTCTTATGGGGGTTGGGTTTCAGGGCGCCTGGGGGGCGACAGGGCCTGGCTGGTCCTGAAGAAGTTGGTTAGATGAGTACTTGAAGGCTTATATCTATATTTTGGAATGTTGGATGTTGATTTCGGGAGGCTTCCATCATGGAAAAGGGACCAGACCACTTTTTTTGTTAGTTAACCTAAACAAATCACGACCCTCTATAGAAtaacaacagtgacaacagtgactGCTATTTAAGTAATAGTTTGACTGTCAAATCCATGTATTGGTGTGTGGCCATTGACTTTTATGGAGAGACCGCCCCAAATTTTCTGGGCATTTCATTTCCTGGGCATTTCATTAACTCTGCGTTCTAAGTTCTGCGCATCCCAGCGCTTTGAAAAATCAATGGTACAAAACCTAAGATATTGATCTTGTAAGAGGTCCCTGCAGCCCGTTACGCacgtcaggcgcaggagagcagaactgggtaataactGGAGCAGTTTAATGAGGAAAAAACCAACGGCACCCAGAACAACAAAATATGGGTTGAAATAACCCGTCGCAAACCAGTCTAAAGTGCACATACACTTTACAacaaacaattacacacacagacatggggggaacagagagtTATATACACGTCAATAAATGAGGGAAtgcaaaccaggtgtgtgggaaaacaagacaaaacaaatggaaaatgaaaggtggatcggcgattgctagaagaccggtgatggGGAACGCCGCCcgacaaggagaggaaccgacctTGACGCGGGGCTCCAGCAGCGTGCCGACTCCGGCCTCGTGGacggagacggtggaactcccgcagGGTTGAATTGTCCtaacacgtcctccaccggaacccagcatctctcctccggactgtacccctcccactccacgagttACTGAAGGTCCCTCGCCCGATacctcgaatccagtatggagcgaacggcgtacgccgggaccccctcgatgtccagagagggcagaggaacctcccgcacctcagacacCTGGCGCgaaccagccaccaccggcctgaggagacacACATGGAATGAGGGGTTAAAACGGTAATCGGGTGGGAGCTGTAACCTGTATCACACCTCGTTCAGTCTACAGCCCCACAAACCGCGGCTCAGCTTCCAGCAGGGCAGGCAGAGGgacaggtttcgggtcgagagccagacccggtccccctgtgcgaacaccggggcctcactgcggtgacggtctgcgctggctttctggcgcagcacggcGCGCTGAAGGTGAACATGGGCGGCGTCCCATGTTTCCTCCGCGCGCCGGAACcagttgtccaccgcaggagcctcggtctgactctgatgccaaggagacagaaccggctgataccccagtacgcactggaagggggagaggttagtggaggagtggcgaagcgtgttctgggccatctctgcccagggcatgaacgccgcccactccccctgCCAGTCCTGGCAAcaagaccgcagaaacctacccacatccttgttaactctctccacctgcccgttactctcggggtgaaaacctgaggtaaggctgatcgagacccccagacgctcaaTGAACGCTCTC
It includes:
- the LOC129816426 gene encoding uncharacterized protein LOC129816426, with the protein product MRGGSQQMVVKMHHVSRVRGLETQLVWAISKETARLSPEGIPYCATKVQSITWIQRVAGRVTHYASHLRHETSVDVTLGCYQQTDVSVVYATLHMGLDGLLSSSAWSEAASFSTPTTQQFTDPEPVGHNCYEGWEEDLLPEEREVPLLNLYLTTKRVEDIALRLVSLRQAFTTLLGSTLSRNHLFVAGKVLLGALVQANHMDEAKFILTYNDFVDYLSDPSKRNDIARELAEAKLSSLTLSSLTEFFHMHVFYTSQ